From the Maioricimonas rarisocia genome, one window contains:
- a CDS encoding DUF1573 domain-containing protein, translating into MTSGDEHPLDAQHRVSDSAFQRRVSPGFVVFLCSLVLFGGVVLWRLGRIVSYYGLPRPHLVVAPETIDLGPLRTGTSTSITVRLANHGNALLRLEKIESPCSECIRVVRMPATTIAPHSATDLSALFQAPLTAGKLMRTLRIQSNDPTAPTTVVRVLADVRAEDD; encoded by the coding sequence GTGACATCTGGCGACGAGCATCCCCTGGACGCTCAGCATCGAGTGAGTGACTCCGCGTTCCAACGCCGAGTTTCTCCAGGATTCGTCGTATTTCTCTGCTCGCTGGTTCTGTTCGGCGGTGTGGTGCTCTGGCGTCTCGGACGCATTGTTTCTTACTACGGGTTGCCCCGGCCGCACCTGGTTGTTGCGCCGGAAACGATAGACCTGGGGCCATTGCGGACAGGGACGTCGACCTCCATAACGGTCCGGTTGGCGAATCATGGGAACGCACTGTTGCGGCTCGAGAAGATCGAGTCGCCATGCTCCGAATGCATCCGCGTGGTCCGCATGCCTGCGACGACAATCGCACCACACTCAGCGACCGATCTGTCTGCGTTATTTCAGGCACCGCTCACTGCTGGAAAGCTGATGCGTACTTTGCGAATTCAGAGTAACGACCCGACTGCTCCCACGACTGTCGTCCGGGTTCTTGCCGATGTGCGTGCAGAAGACGACTGA
- a CDS encoding DUF1573 domain-containing protein, with protein sequence MNSSSASDQPSGRSSPVRLLALSIASAAVVAVVLSITAVVTVRAAFGDVASAIAWWNGLVVLPINSPVDLGEVPPGESLDVVFHLKNVTAEAVTVLGAEPDCSCTVAGGVPVTLAPGEIAEVSLAFTASRAESGQSFERQALLHFDVDSPATALLFRGRVRGGDN encoded by the coding sequence TTGAACAGTTCCTCTGCTTCAGACCAACCTTCCGGTCGATCATCACCAGTTCGCCTTCTTGCGTTATCGATCGCAAGTGCGGCGGTTGTCGCCGTAGTTCTCAGTATTACCGCCGTGGTTACGGTGCGTGCGGCGTTCGGCGATGTCGCGTCTGCGATTGCCTGGTGGAACGGCCTTGTTGTTCTGCCAATAAACTCGCCCGTTGATCTCGGTGAGGTGCCTCCCGGCGAAAGTCTGGACGTGGTGTTTCACCTCAAGAATGTGACTGCCGAAGCGGTGACGGTCCTTGGAGCCGAGCCGGATTGCTCCTGCACAGTCGCGGGCGGGGTACCGGTCACCCTTGCTCCGGGAGAGATCGCGGAGGTTTCACTCGCCTTTACTGCAAGCCGGGCGGAGAGTGGGCAGAGCTTCGAGCGGCAGGCGTTGCTTCATTTTGACGTGGACAGTCCTGCGACAGCACTCCTTTTTCGCGGTCGCGTGCGAGGGGGTGACAACTGA
- a CDS encoding GlcG/HbpS family heme-binding protein — MQRGSFLAVITVVFLGSGMIASADDTGAPEPAVIRDQIRLTQSGARQVLDAALAQARTMNLAVNISVVDDGGHLLAFARMDGARPGSIYTSMTKATTAALIRKETGPLPTEDNLDTHLSLAVENAATASGGKFTTLKGGVPIVVDGQVVGAVGVGGATGEQDREIARAGVAALAKETARE, encoded by the coding sequence ATGCAGCGCGGGTCCTTCCTGGCAGTCATCACGGTGGTGTTTCTCGGCAGCGGTATGATTGCATCCGCAGACGACACCGGTGCGCCCGAACCAGCCGTCATCCGCGATCAGATCCGCCTCACACAGTCCGGGGCCCGGCAGGTTCTCGATGCCGCACTCGCCCAGGCGCGAACGATGAACCTGGCCGTCAACATTTCGGTCGTCGATGACGGCGGACATCTGCTCGCCTTCGCCCGCATGGACGGAGCCCGGCCCGGCAGCATCTACACGTCGATGACCAAGGCGACGACGGCCGCGCTGATCCGCAAGGAGACTGGCCCGCTCCCAACCGAAGACAACCTCGACACGCACCTCAGCCTCGCGGTCGAGAACGCGGCCACGGCCAGCGGTGGAAAGTTCACCACCCTCAAGGGAGGCGTGCCGATCGTCGTTGATGGCCAGGTCGTCGGCGCGGTCGGCGTCGGCGGCGCGACGGGAGAACAGGATCGCGAAATCGCGCGGGCCGGCGTGGCAGCGCTCGCAAAGGAGACTGCCCGGGAATGA
- a CDS encoding protein-tyrosine phosphatase family protein — MREVITQRLWVGHTREARDVRDVLGRGVDVVVDLALEEPPLQYPRDIVYCRFPLVDGEGNTPTVLRAAVDVTERFITAGTQTLIVCGMGLSRSAAIAAMVLARVESIPPDDALTRVTATGPHDVAPDLWHEVKAALGS, encoded by the coding sequence ATGCGCGAAGTCATTACACAGCGACTGTGGGTGGGGCATACCCGCGAGGCCCGGGATGTCCGCGATGTTCTCGGACGAGGCGTCGACGTCGTTGTCGACCTGGCACTCGAGGAGCCGCCGCTGCAGTATCCCCGCGACATCGTCTACTGCCGCTTCCCCCTGGTCGATGGGGAAGGGAACACGCCCACCGTCCTCCGCGCCGCCGTCGATGTGACGGAGCGATTCATCACAGCCGGCACACAAACGCTGATCGTGTGCGGAATGGGCCTGAGCCGTTCTGCCGCGATCGCAGCCATGGTGCTCGCCAGAGTGGAATCCATCCCGCCGGACGATGCTCTCACCCGCGTGACAGCGACCGGCCCGCACGACGTCGCGCCGGACCTTTGGCACGAGGTGAAGGCGGCCTTGGGCAGCTGA
- a CDS encoding amidohydrolase family protein encodes MIDVNVSLSRWPFRRLPLDETPRLMERLREKGITQAWAGSFDALLHEDMAGVNARLAEDCATAGKGILLPFGSVNPNLPDWEEDVRRCAEEHGMRGIRLHPDYHGYQLDDPAVPRLLDLAGEQGLIVQITLLMEDERTRHPLVGLEKVDAAPLVKLATERPELSLILLNSQRVVRGALQGELAAAGVCFDIAMQEGVGGISKLMQQVPFEQILFGSHAPFFYFESAELKLRESELGATVRAAIASGNAERESGVGS; translated from the coding sequence ATGATCGACGTGAATGTGTCACTGTCGCGGTGGCCGTTCCGGCGGTTGCCTCTGGACGAGACGCCGCGGCTCATGGAACGGCTGCGAGAGAAGGGGATCACGCAGGCGTGGGCCGGCAGCTTCGACGCGCTGCTGCATGAAGATATGGCGGGGGTGAACGCCCGGCTGGCCGAGGACTGCGCAACGGCCGGTAAGGGAATCCTGCTGCCGTTCGGAAGCGTCAATCCAAACCTGCCGGACTGGGAAGAAGACGTTCGCCGGTGTGCCGAGGAACATGGCATGCGGGGGATCCGGCTGCATCCGGATTACCACGGCTACCAGCTCGATGATCCTGCTGTGCCCCGGCTGCTTGACCTGGCGGGCGAGCAGGGGCTGATCGTGCAGATCACGCTGCTGATGGAAGACGAGCGGACGCGGCATCCGCTGGTCGGGCTGGAGAAGGTGGACGCGGCTCCGCTGGTAAAGCTGGCGACGGAGCGGCCCGAGCTATCGCTGATTCTGCTGAACAGTCAGCGGGTCGTACGGGGAGCGCTGCAGGGTGAGCTGGCGGCAGCGGGCGTCTGCTTCGACATCGCGATGCAGGAGGGTGTCGGCGGCATTTCGAAGTTGATGCAGCAGGTGCCGTTCGAGCAGATCCTGTTCGGCTCGCATGCACCATTCTTCTACTTCGAGTCGGCCGAACTGAAGCTGCGGGAGTCGGAGCTGGGTGCGACGGTCCGAGCGGCGATCGCGAGTGGGAACGCCGAACGGGAGTCAGGAGTTGGGAGTTAG
- a CDS encoding amidohydrolase family protein codes for MIWDLHCHLSGVEGRTPHERMARLIDYADRMNVDRLVVFMGMSWSQDPGPDDLRRQNDDVLEAISHWADRAFGFAYVSPKHVDASLEEIDRCIRNGPMLGIKLWVAQKCSDESIDAVIEEVAGLKGAIYQHTWLKVTGNLPGESSPLDLAKLAQRHPDVPLICGHSGGDWERGIRAIRPYPNVSIGTGGFDPTAGMMEMAVRELGPDRIIYGSDIGGRSLASQLAKVYGADLPAAARRQILGGNLRRMLLPILREKGISA; via the coding sequence ATGATCTGGGATCTGCACTGTCATCTGAGTGGTGTCGAAGGCCGCACGCCGCATGAGCGGATGGCCCGGCTGATCGACTATGCCGACCGGATGAACGTCGACCGGCTCGTTGTCTTCATGGGGATGAGCTGGTCGCAAGATCCGGGGCCGGACGATCTGCGGCGGCAGAACGACGATGTGCTGGAGGCGATCAGTCACTGGGCGGACCGGGCGTTCGGCTTTGCGTACGTGAGCCCGAAGCATGTCGACGCCAGCCTCGAAGAGATCGACCGCTGCATCCGCAACGGTCCGATGCTGGGGATCAAGCTGTGGGTCGCGCAGAAATGCAGCGACGAATCGATCGATGCCGTCATTGAAGAGGTCGCCGGTCTGAAAGGGGCGATCTACCAGCATACGTGGCTGAAGGTGACCGGCAATCTGCCGGGCGAGTCGTCGCCGCTCGATCTGGCGAAGCTGGCTCAGCGTCATCCGGATGTGCCGCTGATCTGCGGGCACAGTGGCGGCGACTGGGAGCGGGGCATCCGGGCGATCCGGCCGTACCCTAACGTGTCGATCGGGACGGGGGGCTTTGATCCGACCGCCGGCATGATGGAGATGGCGGTGCGGGAGCTTGGTCCGGACCGGATCATCTACGGCAGCGACATCGGCGGACGCAGTCTGGCCTCGCAGCTGGCGAAGGTATACGGGGCGGATCTTCCGGCAGCGGCCCGCCGGCAGATTCTGGGGGGCAATCTGCGGCGAATGCTGTTGCCGATCCTTCGCGAGAAGGGGATCTCCGCATGA
- a CDS encoding Gfo/Idh/MocA family protein: MKYSNLTRREFLTRTSAAAFVAPWLLPGTARAANEIVNIACVGVGGKGWSDMNETAAGHRIVAICDIDEQRLARAAERYPEAKTYTDWRKLLEQPNIDAVTISTPDHMHAVVTAAAMKQGKHVYTQKPLTHTVYEARRLTEIAAEQGVVTQMGTQHHATARLKIAVQTIRDGVIGKVSDVHAWTDRPGNFWKQGLERPDRSDPVPSHVHWNDWLGVAPERPYVEGLYHPFHWRGWWDFGTGALGDMGCHILDPVVNALELPAPKAIRAEGPPPHPESGPEWCIVHYDFPGTAHTTDTLKLTWYEAGKQPPPELFKAPEDWAGSKNGVLFIGEKGNLFVGFPEMPELFPKEDFADHKWPEFDNHNHYTEWTSAIVGDGKTGCPFSYSGPLTETVLLGNVAYRSGAAVEWDSKNLKAKGNEAAESFLRRDYREGWGGGSLES, translated from the coding sequence ATGAAGTACAGCAATCTGACCCGTCGCGAATTCCTGACCCGCACCTCGGCTGCCGCTTTTGTGGCTCCGTGGCTGCTGCCGGGAACCGCCCGGGCAGCGAACGAGATCGTCAACATTGCCTGCGTCGGTGTGGGCGGCAAGGGCTGGTCCGACATGAATGAGACCGCCGCCGGCCACCGCATCGTCGCAATCTGCGATATCGACGAGCAGCGGCTGGCGCGCGCGGCAGAGCGGTATCCGGAGGCGAAGACGTACACCGACTGGCGGAAGCTGCTCGAACAACCGAACATCGACGCCGTCACGATCTCGACGCCGGACCACATGCATGCCGTGGTGACGGCTGCGGCGATGAAGCAGGGGAAGCACGTCTACACGCAGAAGCCTCTGACGCACACGGTTTACGAAGCCCGCCGGCTGACCGAGATCGCCGCCGAACAGGGTGTCGTCACCCAGATGGGGACGCAGCACCATGCGACGGCCCGACTGAAGATCGCGGTGCAGACGATCCGGGACGGCGTGATCGGCAAAGTGAGCGACGTGCATGCATGGACCGATCGTCCGGGCAACTTCTGGAAGCAGGGACTGGAACGTCCTGACCGGAGTGATCCCGTGCCGTCCCACGTGCACTGGAACGACTGGCTGGGCGTGGCTCCCGAGCGTCCCTACGTCGAAGGGTTGTACCATCCGTTCCACTGGCGGGGCTGGTGGGACTTCGGCACGGGTGCCCTGGGAGACATGGGGTGCCACATTCTCGATCCGGTCGTCAACGCGCTGGAGCTGCCGGCTCCGAAAGCGATTCGAGCGGAAGGACCGCCGCCGCACCCGGAAAGCGGCCCGGAATGGTGCATCGTGCACTACGACTTCCCCGGCACGGCCCATACGACGGACACGTTGAAGCTGACCTGGTATGAGGCGGGCAAGCAGCCGCCGCCGGAACTGTTCAAGGCTCCCGAGGACTGGGCCGGCTCGAAGAACGGTGTGCTGTTCATCGGGGAGAAGGGGAATCTGTTCGTCGGCTTCCCGGAGATGCCGGAGCTGTTCCCGAAGGAAGACTTCGCCGATCACAAGTGGCCGGAGTTCGACAACCACAACCACTACACCGAGTGGACCAGCGCGATTGTGGGAGACGGGAAGACCGGATGCCCGTTCTCGTATTCGGGTCCGCTGACCGAGACCGTGCTGCTGGGGAACGTCGCGTACCGCAGCGGTGCCGCGGTGGAGTGGGATTCGAAGAACCTGAAGGCCAAGGGCAACGAGGCTGCCGAGTCGTTCCTGCGTCGCGACTACCGCGAAGGGTGGGGCGGAGGGAGCCTGGAGTCTTGA